The following are encoded in a window of Emcibacter sp. SYSU 3D8 genomic DNA:
- a CDS encoding metallophosphoesterase gives MAHVSRKSFVGLLAALAALTMLTACGEARTETPAPPPVFQSTETWPDGPDARPWTHLNFRNNPDDFQFAIIGDRSGGMRQGVFEAVLGKVNALQPEFVMSIGDYMEGYTFEPDKLAAEWAEVDGFMQKLESPLFLVVGNHDIFDTTSEALWRKHAGLPRYHFVYKNVLFIALNTEDGRYATPEERVELNKALEVMARDPKAVGAFMQSNPVIVKYLHDNDGGRIGDEQTKWVLGLLDRYKDVRWTFFFMHRPVWREKIANVERIEAALGTRGYTMIGGHTHHYAIETRHGRDYIEVGTAGGGWSLDGKPGEMDAVVWVTMRDGGPVITNLVATGILPKDAVPAIVPGAELCGDAYALPCLYPRSP, from the coding sequence GTGGCACATGTATCGAGGAAGTCCTTTGTCGGATTATTGGCCGCCCTTGCGGCCCTGACCATGCTGACGGCTTGCGGCGAGGCTCGGACGGAAACACCCGCGCCACCGCCGGTCTTCCAGAGCACCGAAACTTGGCCTGACGGGCCGGACGCGCGGCCCTGGACCCACCTGAACTTCCGCAACAATCCGGACGACTTTCAGTTCGCCATCATCGGCGACCGTTCGGGCGGCATGCGGCAAGGCGTGTTCGAGGCGGTACTGGGCAAGGTCAACGCCCTCCAGCCCGAATTCGTCATGAGTATCGGCGACTACATGGAGGGCTACACCTTCGAGCCGGACAAGCTGGCCGCTGAATGGGCCGAAGTGGACGGCTTCATGCAAAAGCTGGAATCGCCGCTGTTCCTGGTGGTGGGCAATCACGACATCTTCGACACCACCAGCGAGGCGCTGTGGCGCAAGCATGCCGGCTTGCCGCGCTACCACTTCGTCTACAAGAACGTGCTGTTCATCGCGCTCAATACCGAGGACGGGCGTTACGCCACGCCCGAAGAGCGGGTGGAACTGAACAAGGCGCTGGAGGTGATGGCCCGGGATCCCAAGGCGGTCGGCGCCTTCATGCAGTCCAATCCGGTCATCGTGAAGTACCTGCACGACAATGACGGTGGCCGAATCGGCGACGAACAGACAAAATGGGTGCTGGGCCTGCTGGACCGTTACAAGGACGTGCGCTGGACCTTCTTCTTCATGCACCGGCCGGTGTGGCGCGAGAAGATCGCCAATGTGGAGCGGATCGAGGCGGCGCTGGGCACGCGCGGCTACACCATGATTGGCGGGCACACCCACCACTACGCCATCGAGACGCGCCATGGCCGCGATTACATCGAAGTCGGTACCGCCGGTGGCGGCTGGTCGCTGGACGGCAAGCCGGGCGAGATGGATGCGGTGGTCTGGGTGACCATGCGCGATGGCGGCCCGGTGATCACCAATCTGGTCGCGACGGGGATCCTGCCCAAGGACGCCGTGCCCGCCATTGTTCCCGGCGCCGAACTGTGCGGTGATGCCTACGCCCTGCCGTGCCTCTACCCGCGTAGCCCGTAG
- a CDS encoding alpha/beta fold hydrolase, which yields MDLDGVFDNSGGLQAPSYGDLHREFKSALTYRPESALADDMPRGDGHTVLVIPGLLTTDAFTFALRRFLTACGYKVEGWHMGFNLGPTARAIDGLSRRLDRLNQREGGPVSLIGVSMGGILARHLAHEHPGRVRKLATVVSPVRFPTASNLEPLIRVLSPFYSKDVTPQDYARPLQVPVMAVYTKDDGLIAWETCQGADDHCHHVEVEGGHVTICRNPQVHRALAEWLAV from the coding sequence ATGGATCTGGACGGCGTTTTCGACAATTCGGGAGGTTTGCAGGCGCCGTCTTATGGCGACCTGCACCGCGAGTTCAAGTCGGCGCTGACCTACCGGCCGGAAAGCGCACTCGCCGACGACATGCCGCGCGGCGACGGCCACACCGTGCTGGTCATCCCCGGCCTGCTGACCACCGACGCCTTCACCTTCGCCCTGCGCCGGTTCCTGACCGCCTGCGGGTACAAGGTGGAAGGCTGGCACATGGGCTTCAATCTGGGCCCGACGGCCCGCGCGATCGACGGCCTGAGCAGGCGTCTCGATCGCCTCAACCAGCGCGAGGGTGGCCCGGTCAGCCTGATCGGCGTCAGCATGGGCGGTATTCTGGCACGCCACCTGGCCCACGAACATCCCGGGCGGGTCCGCAAGCTGGCCACCGTGGTCAGCCCGGTGCGCTTTCCCACCGCCTCCAACCTGGAGCCGCTGATTCGCGTGCTGTCGCCGTTCTACAGCAAGGATGTCACGCCGCAGGATTACGCCCGCCCGCTGCAGGTGCCGGTGATGGCCGTCTACACCAAGGACGATGGCCTGATCGCCTGGGAAACCTGCCAGGGCGCCGACGACCATTGCCATCATGTGGAGGTGGAAGGCGGCCACGTCACGATCTGCCGCAACCCGCAGGTCCACCGGGCATTGGCCGAGTGGCTGGCGGTCTGA